GcgagaacaagaaaaagtcgTTAAAATCAAAAAGCGATGATAATTTGACAAGAGATCCTACAAATGACGAAGAAGCCACAAGTCGACGTATGGCCAAATTGGCTTTGATTGCTGAGATGGATGAGTATATAGCACAAAATTCGGAATTGAGTTGTTGTTTGTGCAAGCAACAACTTACAGACTTCCTTCAGTTAAGAAAACATTTCCGTGACCAACATAAATGCGAAGGATATATGACTTGTTGCAATAGTCGTTTCTTAAAACGATCTCTTTGGGTAGACCATCTAAAAATGCATAGGGATCCAGACTTTTTGAAGTAAgtattcactttttttttttaaagtgactgatatttttaatttactaataTGTATGCTGTTATAGGTGCCATATATGCAATAAGAAGTTGGCAAGCCGGAATACTTATCAAAATCATATGGATTCAAAACATCCTGATACTGAAGACTTACAATTCTTTTGCAAATTGTGCCCTAGAAAATTCGTTAAACAATATCTTTTGGATTATCATATGCGTTCTAAACATACGACTACACGCGatttcatatgtaaaatatgcaacaaaGGGTAATGTctaccaaaaattttattgttaatataaatttttttaaatattttgtgttataaTATAAAGATTCGTCAGTGCTGGTGTTTTGAAGAAACATGAAAGGAACATTCACCTGAATGAATATGAATCTGTTTGCGAGATTTGTGGAAAATGCTTTAAAGCTGCTCACAATCTTTTGCGTCATGTAGATTCTATTCATAGCGCAGAACCACGTACCAGAGCTCAATGCCATATATGTCAAAAGTGGCTGAAAAATGCGTATACACTAAAAAAACATATCATAGCTCACAGCGAAGAACCGTTAGGTAGGGAATACCCGTGTTCTAAATGCAATGCCATTAAATACTCCAGACATTCACTGGCGGCACATATACGTTACCATCATTCGGACCGAAGTTTTAAATGTCCAGTATGCAGCAAAGAGTTCAAACTGCCGATCGCATTGAGAGTAATTGCAATCTAACTAAATGTTCAAgcttccgttatattaattcgATTAATTTTAGGAGCATGAGGCCAGGCATGCTGGAATACACCTCTACACATGTTCAATTTGTGCAAAGAAGTTTAGGTCGATCCGTAATATGCGCAAACATATGGCTAATCATTCGGATGAATCAGTACATGAAAAATGTAATGAGAACTTACAGCAAAAATCGGAAGAAAAGTTGCCACAGCACTCTATTCAAGCGAATGATATGCCTTCTGGGTATCTGACTTTATTACCATTTAGTGAACCACAGTCTTAAAGATACAGTATTATAAATTTGTGACTAAGAATTTAAACTAGAAATAAGACTATTGTTACTCATTAAACTGCACCTAATATTCATTATTTAGCGTTTGTTGCGTTACCGTTATTGGACTCCTCCGTTTTGAATTAGTTACCAATTGATTGaaatagtatatacaaatacttaaTAGATTTGTTTTGATAGTTTGGCAACGTTAACAAGAAGCGAATTAggtattcaatataaaatactaCCGTGAATTAAATTGGGTTTTGAAAGAAGaggaagtaaataaataataagaagacGGACTGAAACTGAACTTAGCAGTATTTTGATTCGACAAAAATGGTTTGTCGTCTCTGTTTGGAAGATTCACATGATAGTTTAGATATATTCTCTGACAATGCAGAAACTGAAGttgcaaaaattattactaaatacTTTCATTTCGAGGTAAGGCTTAAATATGAATATGCTTCGGCACCATTAAAACATCCAATCAATAACAGGTACAACCAAGTGATATTATTTCCAATAAGATTTGTGCAGAGTGTTGGAAATGTACATCGGTTTTCCACagattttggttaaaaatagaTGAAAAACAGAAAACATTGCAAACATATATAGTGTGCACGCAAATAAAACAAGATGTAGATGATTTTCAACTGGAACTCACCAGTGCCGATGTAAAATCTCCTATTgacacaaaaaataatgaattacgaGAACCAGAGATAGACTTGGTTGTACATCCGATGATATCTACAGATGGATTGGAATTTAATGCTGTTGAAATGAAGGATGATGTTCTATCAAGCGATCGAGACTCATTGCCTTCTCCTACACCATCATATACAGATGAAGGTaactatgattataaaaaaattctttcacgaCCATTAAATTTAGCCGTTAGTTTCAGAAGAAAATGTAATGGAATTAAGGTCTACTAAAAAGCGGAAATACACGAAAAGAGGCACCAAACagaaaaaactagaaaaagaAAGTATTGATAAAACTCGTTGTTCA
The DNA window shown above is from Bactrocera tryoni isolate S06 chromosome 4, CSIRO_BtryS06_freeze2, whole genome shotgun sequence and carries:
- the LOC120774534 gene encoding transcription factor grauzone-like gives rise to the protein MICRLCLLGITNGIELWSDNGESDAAKVIKRYFCIEIQYHETISNEICCECWKHIDDFHKFWVNIDEKQKTLQTHLECIETKHPIEDIETEEFPSVHIKSSIDCKEIGLREPQIDLAVLQSDFCDNEVEFDAADLDNDCEDEAGFDDGDKHNYVLSDQGSLLTVKTKPTYNCVKTKKKINDLDNRPKRENKKKSLKSKSDDNLTRDPTNDEEATSRRMAKLALIAEMDEYIAQNSELSCCLCKQQLTDFLQLRKHFRDQHKCEGYMTCCNSRFLKRSLWVDHLKMHRDPDFLKCHICNKKLASRNTYQNHMDSKHPDTEDLQFFCKLCPRKFVKQYLLDYHMRSKHTTTRDFICKICNKGFVSAGVLKKHERNIHLNEYESVCEICGKCFKAAHNLLRHVDSIHSAEPRTRAQCHICQKWLKNAYTLKKHIIAHSEEPLGREYPCSKCNAIKYSRHSLAAHIRYHHSDRSFKCPVCSKEFKLPIALREHEARHAGIHLYTCSICAKKFRSIRNMRKHMANHSDESVHEKCNENLQQKSEEKLPQHSIQANDMPSGYLTLLPFSEPQS